A genomic window from Candidatus Denitrolinea symbiosum includes:
- a CDS encoding phosphofructokinase, with amino-acid sequence MAGKTGTIGILTGGGDVPGLNPAIRAVTIRALREGWQVIGIRRGWAGLVDIVRDQKADNSYNFQVLTEEIVNKAGRTGGTFLHTSRTNPSKVKRDRLPPYLQEKYSSEINDLTPEVLQNLDFLGIDYLVPIGGDDTLSYAVRMFQEGVKVVAIPKTMDNDVPGTDYCIGFSTCVTRTIELANSLRTVVGSHERLMVLEVFGRYAGFTAMLPTMAGAANRCVIPESTFEIERLAELMMLDRKYNPSRYSVALVSEGAMFKGGEMVFTDKTTDAFGHAKLGGIGDLVSARLKELTAQYNQGQTVDIVNQKLGYLTRCGDPDAIDSIVPMAYGNLALDLILKKIHGRMVVLKNGRYDNIPIDIVTSRKKTVNVERFYNSERLRPNFESFEMTPLFIMTSENV; translated from the coding sequence ATGGCAGGCAAAACAGGCACCATCGGAATTTTGACCGGCGGCGGCGATGTGCCAGGGCTCAACCCAGCCATCCGCGCCGTTACCATCCGCGCGCTGCGCGAGGGCTGGCAGGTAATCGGCATTCGCCGCGGCTGGGCGGGATTGGTGGATATTGTCCGCGATCAGAAAGCCGATAATAGTTACAACTTCCAGGTTTTGACGGAGGAGATCGTCAACAAGGCTGGACGCACCGGGGGAACCTTCCTGCATACGTCCCGCACGAATCCCTCCAAAGTCAAGCGCGACCGGCTGCCTCCCTACCTACAGGAGAAATATTCGAGCGAAATCAACGACCTGACGCCCGAAGTCCTCCAGAACCTGGATTTTCTCGGCATTGATTACCTCGTCCCGATCGGCGGCGACGATACGCTCAGTTACGCCGTGCGCATGTTCCAGGAGGGCGTGAAGGTGGTCGCCATCCCGAAGACGATGGACAACGACGTGCCAGGCACCGATTACTGCATCGGATTCTCCACCTGCGTCACGCGCACCATCGAGCTGGCAAACAGCCTGCGCACGGTGGTCGGCTCTCACGAACGCCTGATGGTGCTGGAAGTCTTCGGGCGCTACGCGGGCTTCACCGCCATGCTCCCCACCATGGCGGGCGCGGCCAACCGCTGCGTCATCCCCGAAAGCACATTCGAGATCGAACGCCTGGCCGAGTTGATGATGCTCGACCGTAAATACAATCCCAGCCGCTATTCGGTGGCGCTGGTCTCGGAAGGCGCCATGTTCAAAGGCGGCGAAATGGTCTTCACCGATAAGACCACCGACGCCTTCGGTCATGCCAAGTTGGGCGGCATCGGCGACCTCGTCTCCGCGCGGCTCAAGGAGCTGACCGCCCAGTACAATCAGGGCCAGACCGTGGACATCGTCAACCAGAAGCTGGGATACCTCACCCGTTGCGGCGACCCCGACGCGATCGACTCCATCGTCCCGATGGCATACGGCAACCTGGCGCTCGACCTCATCCTCAAAAAAATCCACGGGAGGATGGTGGTGCTTAAGAACGGCCGCTACGACAACATCCCCATAGACATCGTCACCAGCCGCAAGAAAACCGTCAACGTGGAGCGCTTCTACAACTCCGAACGGCTGCGCCCCAACTTCGAATCCTTCGAAATGACGCCGCTCTTCATTATGACCAGCGAGAACGTCTGA
- a CDS encoding voltage-gated ion channel — protein sequence MPQKYSFRQRVSYWFDNYMARGPAALIGGLAVVSLVVIFLAAAIIRLGGTALSPADSETPMEFVEAAWEGLMRTLDAGTMGGDQGWGFRFVMFFVTLGGVFVVSALIGILTNGVDDKLAQLRKGRSLVLESDHTVILGWSPQVFTVISELAKANSNRKSGAVVVVMAEEDKVAMEDAIRERVPDTKGTRVICRSGNPMDLNDIELVSPRTARSIIILPGGEDPDSLVIKSALALTNNPNRRAEPYHIVTQIRDPRNMDVIRMIGQRDRVQPILVNDLIARVVAQTSRQSGLSIVYTELLNFGGDEIYFKEDPALVGKTYGDALLAYEDSAVVGIFRAGGDVRMNPPMDTVFGAGDSVAAISRDDDTIRLADAPAAVDESAVKSGAGRREAAAEKCLILGWNRCGAAIVHELDAYVAKGSLVKVVSETPGLAAQIRRQTGGLKNQKLEAEEGNIADRALLESLKARDYDHIIVLADNDLSEQEADARTLVTLLHLRDMADKDRTPFSIVSEMLDLRNRELAEAAQVDDFIVSEHLVSLMMTQLSENPNLYSIFANILDPAGPEIYLKPVGDYVETGRPVNFATVAAAARARGETAIGYRILHENHDAGKSYGVHTNPKKSVPVNFAAEDKVIVIAED from the coding sequence ATGCCGCAGAAATATTCCTTTCGTCAGCGCGTCAGTTATTGGTTCGATAATTACATGGCGCGCGGTCCCGCCGCGTTGATCGGCGGACTGGCGGTCGTTTCACTGGTCGTCATCTTCCTCGCCGCGGCCATCATCAGGCTCGGCGGAACAGCTCTGTCTCCCGCCGACTCGGAAACGCCGATGGAATTCGTCGAGGCCGCGTGGGAGGGGTTGATGCGCACCCTCGACGCCGGCACGATGGGCGGCGACCAGGGCTGGGGCTTCCGCTTTGTGATGTTCTTCGTCACGCTGGGCGGCGTGTTCGTCGTCAGCGCGCTGATCGGCATCCTCACCAACGGCGTGGACGATAAACTGGCCCAGCTCCGCAAGGGACGCTCGCTCGTCCTCGAAAGCGACCACACCGTCATCCTCGGCTGGAGTCCGCAGGTCTTCACGGTCATCTCGGAACTGGCGAAGGCCAACTCGAATCGGAAGAGCGGCGCGGTCGTGGTCGTCATGGCGGAGGAGGACAAGGTGGCGATGGAAGACGCCATCCGCGAGCGCGTCCCCGACACGAAGGGGACGCGCGTCATCTGCCGCTCGGGCAACCCGATGGACTTGAACGACATCGAACTCGTCAGCCCGCGCACGGCGCGCTCCATCATCATCCTGCCGGGGGGCGAAGACCCCGACTCGCTCGTCATCAAATCGGCGCTGGCCCTCACGAACAATCCCAACCGGCGCGCCGAGCCGTATCACATCGTGACGCAGATCCGCGACCCGAGAAACATGGACGTGATCCGCATGATCGGACAGCGCGACCGCGTCCAGCCGATCCTGGTCAACGACTTGATCGCCCGCGTCGTCGCGCAGACGTCGCGCCAGTCGGGGCTGTCCATCGTCTACACCGAGTTGCTGAATTTCGGCGGCGACGAGATTTACTTCAAGGAGGACCCCGCGCTTGTGGGCAAAACCTACGGCGACGCGCTGCTGGCCTACGAAGATTCGGCGGTAGTAGGCATCTTCCGCGCCGGCGGAGACGTGCGGATGAATCCGCCGATGGATACCGTCTTCGGCGCGGGCGACTCGGTGGCGGCGATCTCACGGGACGACGACACCATCCGCCTCGCGGACGCGCCGGCCGCGGTGGACGAATCTGCCGTCAAATCTGGCGCGGGGCGGCGCGAAGCGGCCGCGGAGAAATGTCTCATTCTCGGATGGAATCGCTGCGGCGCGGCCATCGTCCACGAGCTGGACGCGTACGTGGCTAAAGGTTCGCTGGTGAAGGTGGTCTCTGAGACGCCCGGCCTCGCGGCGCAAATCCGCCGGCAGACGGGAGGGCTGAAAAATCAAAAACTGGAAGCGGAGGAGGGAAACATCGCCGACCGCGCCCTGCTCGAGTCGCTCAAGGCGCGCGATTACGATCACATCATTGTGCTGGCGGATAACGACCTGAGCGAGCAGGAGGCCGACGCGCGCACGCTCGTCACGCTCCTGCATTTGCGCGATATGGCGGACAAGGATCGGACGCCCTTCTCCATCGTCAGCGAGATGCTCGACCTGCGCAACCGCGAACTGGCCGAGGCCGCGCAGGTGGACGATTTCATCGTCAGCGAACATCTTGTCAGCCTGATGATGACGCAGCTCAGCGAGAACCCGAACCTGTATTCCATCTTTGCCAATATCCTCGACCCCGCCGGCCCGGAGATCTATCTCAAGCCCGTCGGCGATTACGTGGAGACCGGCCGGCCCGTCAACTTTGCGACGGTGGCAGCGGCGGCCCGCGCGCGCGGCGAGACCGCCATCGGATATCGGATTCTCCATGAGAACCACGACGCGGGGAAATCGTACGGCGTCCACACCAACCCGAAGAAATCCGTGCCGGTCAATTTTGCGGCGGAAGACAAGGTCATTGTCATCGCGGAGGATTAA
- a CDS encoding O6-methylguanine-DNA--protein-cysteine methyltransferase → MTNDSPIYLGLLKRTPLGGLWAAVSENGLVAVEWDDAKPDLDAYLTKRLKRPSVVDATRVSVPLRELDEYLRGRRKVFTFPIDWGLLRPFQRAVLQLVFAIPYGETRSYGEIARQAGRPRAARAVGRANATNPMPLVIPCHRVVGSDGKLHGYGGGEGLRTKEWLLKMEGAVMA, encoded by the coding sequence ATGACAAACGATTCTCCCATCTACCTGGGCCTGCTCAAGCGGACGCCTCTCGGCGGACTCTGGGCGGCCGTCTCCGAAAACGGACTCGTCGCCGTCGAATGGGACGACGCGAAACCCGACCTCGACGCCTACCTGACCAAACGCCTCAAACGCCCGTCCGTCGTCGACGCGACGCGGGTTTCCGTCCCGCTCCGCGAACTCGACGAGTACCTGCGCGGCCGGCGAAAGGTCTTCACTTTCCCGATTGACTGGGGCCTGCTGCGCCCGTTCCAGCGCGCCGTTTTGCAGCTCGTCTTCGCCATCCCCTACGGCGAGACGCGTTCCTACGGCGAGATCGCCCGGCAGGCGGGACGTCCGCGCGCCGCCCGCGCGGTCGGCCGCGCCAACGCGACCAACCCCATGCCGCTGGTCATCCCCTGTCACCGCGTCGTCGGCTCGGACGGCAAACTCCACGGCTACGGCGGCGGCGAGGGACTGAGGACGAAAGAGTGGTTGTTGAAAATGGAGGGGGCGGTGATGGCGTAA
- a CDS encoding toxin-antitoxin system toxin component, PIN family gives MKVVIDTNVLVSAVWRDRNPETVILWILAQPNWQWMVSKEIMDEYKEVLHRKKFLLSPESISRWEMLLDRDTRPASEILEIDFPRDQKDAKFLACALSCAADYILTGDGDFDEARKVGDVTIISVSMFKRLFVSG, from the coding sequence ATGAAGGTTGTGATTGATACCAACGTGCTTGTCTCGGCTGTCTGGCGCGACAGGAATCCTGAGACGGTCATCCTGTGGATTCTCGCCCAACCGAACTGGCAATGGATGGTATCGAAAGAAATCATGGATGAATACAAGGAGGTTTTGCACCGCAAAAAGTTTTTGCTTTCTCCGGAAAGCATCTCAAGATGGGAAATGTTATTGGACCGCGATACCCGCCCAGCGTCTGAAATATTGGAAATAGATTTTCCCCGCGATCAGAAAGACGCGAAATTTCTGGCTTGCGCGCTTTCCTGCGCGGCGGATTATATTCTCACAGGCGATGGGGATTTCGACGAGGCTCGCAAAGTAGGGGACGTAACCATCATCTCTGTTTCGATGTTTAAACGCCTGTTCGTTAGCGGCTGA
- a CDS encoding thymidylate synthase — translation MPEKQIYLLSPKNLSPETIAVAFAKTSRSPESFREIAEGLSDETSAKFHERWVVGYGHASVAEHAILHVAIENVSRVAMEAIESNRLASYTEKSTRYQKWGPDDFTTPPELDGHPLRGEFVDTVRFLFSTYAASLDPAREIVSKRVSRRDGESDEAWDRRVRSQYVDSCRFLLPAAALANVGMTANARVLENAVRKLLSHPLEEAREIGRRVKEVTKGEVPTLVKYAEAVPYLVETQNELAALAARLPSPVSRPSNDFCTLVDYDKDGEQKVLAAALYRFGDMPFTDALAHVNALKKAERVQLAESLLGRLKRHDIPLRELEYCNYTFDLVMDQGAYAEFKRHRMMTQTPQLLTTRLGYALPRLVEEAGFRSGYEAAMERAASAYEKLAAWNPQVAQYVVPNGFNRRVLAQFNLRTAYHFCQLRAAANAHFSIRKIAERVADEIRRAHPALSAFMNLPEETWQDVVEKHFAE, via the coding sequence ATGCCCGAAAAACAGATCTACCTCCTCTCGCCGAAAAACCTTTCCCCCGAAACCATCGCGGTCGCCTTCGCCAAAACCTCGCGCTCGCCCGAATCCTTTCGCGAGATCGCCGAGGGCCTCTCCGACGAAACCTCCGCCAAATTCCACGAGCGCTGGGTGGTGGGCTACGGTCACGCCTCGGTCGCGGAACACGCCATCCTGCACGTCGCCATCGAAAACGTCTCGCGCGTGGCGATGGAAGCCATCGAGTCCAACCGCCTCGCCTCCTACACCGAAAAATCCACGCGCTACCAGAAGTGGGGACCCGACGACTTTACCACCCCTCCCGAGCTGGATGGACATCCCCTGCGCGGCGAATTTGTGGACACAGTCCGCTTCCTCTTCTCGACCTACGCCGCCTCGCTCGACCCCGCGCGGGAGATCGTCTCGAAGCGCGTTTCGCGCCGGGACGGCGAATCTGACGAAGCCTGGGACCGCCGCGTCCGCTCGCAATACGTGGACTCATGCCGCTTCCTGCTTCCTGCGGCCGCGCTCGCCAACGTGGGCATGACCGCCAACGCGCGCGTCCTGGAGAACGCCGTCCGCAAGCTCCTCTCGCATCCGCTGGAGGAGGCGCGCGAGATCGGGCGGCGCGTAAAAGAGGTGACGAAGGGCGAAGTCCCGACTCTCGTCAAATATGCGGAGGCGGTTCCGTATCTCGTCGAAACGCAAAACGAACTCGCCGCGCTTGCCGCGCGTCTTCCCTCGCCCGTCTCGCGCCCCTCGAACGATTTCTGCACCCTCGTTGACTACGATAAGGACGGCGAGCAGAAAGTCCTCGCGGCGGCGCTCTACCGCTTCGGCGACATGCCTTTCACGGACGCGCTCGCGCATGTCAACGCGCTGAAGAAAGCGGAACGCGTTCAGTTGGCCGAGTCCCTGCTGGGACGGTTGAAGCGTCACGACATCCCCCTGCGCGAGTTGGAATACTGCAACTATACCTTCGACCTCGTCATGGACCAGGGCGCGTACGCCGAGTTCAAGCGTCACCGCATGATGACGCAGACGCCGCAACTGCTGACGACGCGGCTGGGGTACGCGCTCCCGCGCCTCGTCGAGGAGGCCGGCTTCAGGTCCGGGTATGAGGCGGCGATGGAGAGGGCCGCGTCCGCGTACGAGAAACTCGCGGCGTGGAATCCGCAGGTCGCGCAGTACGTCGTCCCGAACGGATTCAACCGCCGCGTCCTCGCCCAGTTCAACCTGCGGACGGCGTATCACTTTTGCCAGTTGCGGGCCGCGGCCAACGCGCATTTCTCCATCCGCAAAATCGCGGAGCGTGTAGCCGACGAAATTCGGCGCGCGCATCCCGCCCTGTCCGCGTTCATGAATTTGCCCGAAGAGACCTGGCAGGATGTGGTTGAGAAGCATTTTGCGGAATAA